The Jannaschia sp. M317 DNA segment ATATAGACCTTGATCATCCGTGCCGATCCGATCCGGTCCAGAACCACCCCGGACAGCAGCGTCGTCGCGACCGAAACCACCGTGAACAATGGCATCAACGCCACATACCCGGTCAGCGACCAGCCCTTGACCACGGTCAGGTGCACCTGGTGAAACCAGAGCGCGGTCCCGAATGCAGGTGGCCCCAGCAGCAGGGGGACCAAACCCCAGAACAACGGGTGACGCAGCATGGCGCCCCGCGTCCAATGACGCCCGGACATGCCGGCTATAGGCTGTTCCCGGGCGATGCTCTGCGGGGTGCGTTCGGCGCGCAGCAAGCGCAGCAGGACAGGGATCGTCGCCACGGTCGCCAGCGCCGCAATCCCCCAGAGCCAGCGCCAGTCCATGACGCCAAGTCCCGCCACGAACAGGATCGGTAAGATGGCCTGTCCCAGGGCAAACCCCATGGCCGAAATCGACAGCGCGCGCCCCCGCGTCGCCACGAACCAGCGCGCCATGGCAACGGCGGCCAGATGGCTCATCATGCCCTGTCCGGCAAAGCGCAACAGGAACACGGCAAGCACCAGCAACGCCGCATGTCCCGCGCCCGCCATGGTCAGGCAGGCCAGCGTCAGCAGGACACAGGTCGCCACTGCCAACTGCCGCACCCGCAGCCGGTCGGTCACCGGCCCGACAAAGACCATCGCCGCCGCCGAGGC contains these protein-coding regions:
- a CDS encoding MFS transporter, translating into MSDPAPAAPGATLPFLRDNAPFLSAGVLISFTSSYGQTFFIALFAAQIMATFSLTDGQWGLLYAVATTASAAAMVFVGPVTDRLRVRQLAVATCVLLTLACLTMAGAGHAALLVLAVFLLRFAGQGMMSHLAAVAMARWFVATRGRALSISAMGFALGQAILPILFVAGLGVMDWRWLWGIAALATVATIPVLLRLLRAERTPQSIAREQPIAGMSGRHWTRGAMLRHPLFWGLVPLLLGPPAFGTALWFHQVHLTVVKGWSLTGYVALMPLFTVVSVATTLLSGVVLDRIGSARMIKVYMLPFALAFFLMGWAETLAGAALALCVFALGTGSQATVPTAFWAEFYGTRHLGAIKALATAIMVLGSAIGPGLTGWVIDLGVDFPGQMTAIGVYFLFAGGLAAVTVTRVRASLAAAEIDVIRP